In Bradyrhizobium lablabi, one DNA window encodes the following:
- a CDS encoding alpha/beta hydrolase family protein — protein MNIHCMGFKVELQEWVFWPEREDLSIEFMRLLAAAQEGGTTLAECWATAGRIDFADDNSWYREWQKIADTNRERGDAALGNGNRLTATSNWLRAVNYYQAAAFPYDRTDRHHEIATERMRECAGKYLRHRKPGGEVVLIPWPGGYPLEGYFLPASAGADPAPAVICIGEPGQRKEEYLSKVARYAGDRGMSVLAVDLLGAGAGARFEEIVGRSDLEATVGLIMDYLVERDDVDTHRVAIVADGWGSSFVARGIAFDDRFAAAVCDGGIWDLHERAFLRDRLAPVDAQIAARPIVSRVARNIKCPVLISAGERGWLKAERVRELYDGLKADGRDVTLKIFTSEETASAQGHADNTTLANEFIFDWIAERLGIETG, from the coding sequence TTGAATATCCACTGCATGGGGTTCAAGGTCGAGCTTCAGGAATGGGTCTTTTGGCCCGAGCGGGAAGACCTGTCGATCGAGTTCATGAGGCTCCTCGCCGCCGCTCAGGAAGGCGGCACGACGCTCGCCGAGTGCTGGGCCACGGCCGGCCGGATCGATTTTGCCGACGACAATTCCTGGTACCGGGAATGGCAGAAGATCGCCGATACCAATCGCGAACGCGGCGATGCCGCGCTCGGCAACGGCAATCGGCTGACGGCAACGAGTAACTGGCTGCGCGCGGTGAACTACTATCAGGCGGCAGCGTTCCCCTACGATCGAACCGACAGGCATCACGAGATCGCAACCGAGCGCATGCGCGAATGCGCCGGCAAGTATCTCAGGCACCGAAAGCCTGGCGGCGAGGTCGTGCTGATCCCGTGGCCGGGCGGCTATCCGCTGGAGGGCTACTTTCTGCCGGCCTCGGCGGGCGCGGATCCTGCGCCGGCCGTCATTTGCATCGGCGAGCCCGGGCAACGAAAGGAAGAATACCTCAGCAAGGTCGCGCGTTATGCCGGGGATCGCGGCATGTCGGTGCTTGCGGTGGACCTTTTGGGGGCAGGGGCGGGCGCCCGGTTCGAGGAGATCGTCGGCCGCTCCGATCTGGAGGCAACCGTTGGACTGATCATGGACTATCTCGTCGAACGAGACGATGTCGACACCCATCGGGTAGCCATTGTCGCCGACGGCTGGGGCTCCTCTTTCGTGGCGCGGGGAATAGCGTTTGACGATCGGTTTGCGGCGGCGGTCTGTGACGGCGGCATCTGGGACCTGCATGAACGGGCCTTCCTTCGGGATCGCCTCGCGCCGGTGGATGCGCAGATCGCCGCAAGGCCGATCGTCAGCAGGGTGGCGCGAAACATCAAGTGCCCCGTCCTGATTTCGGCAGGCGAGCGCGGCTGGCTCAAGGCGGAGCGCGTCAGGGAATTGTACGACGGGCTGAAGGCGGACGGCCGGGACGTGACGCTCAAGATCTTCACCAGCGAGGAAACCGCCTCCGCCCAAGGCCATGCCGACAACACGACGCTCGCCAATGAATTCATTTTTGACTGGATCGCGGAGCGTCTCGGCATCGAGACGGGTTAG
- a CDS encoding MarR family winged helix-turn-helix transcriptional regulator: MGPPALAKRASSGGSASKNQDVIRRLSWVIAAISVHLEELRYFWGKALGISGPQWMILMALAEIDQDDGVPVNVVSKKLHVDSSFVTTQSKLLEKKGFIRRKPSTEDARIVLMSLTDRTYKQLASLASQQEALNEFIFETFDDRELDELTDKLAVLQTRLEKACLKLVLDI; the protein is encoded by the coding sequence GTGGGCCCACCGGCTCTCGCCAAACGCGCGAGCTCGGGCGGCAGCGCCAGCAAGAATCAAGACGTGATCCGGCGATTATCCTGGGTGATCGCCGCTATCAGCGTGCACCTTGAAGAACTTCGCTACTTCTGGGGCAAGGCGCTTGGCATCAGCGGGCCGCAATGGATGATCCTGATGGCGTTGGCGGAAATCGACCAGGACGATGGTGTGCCCGTCAACGTGGTGTCGAAAAAGCTGCACGTTGATTCGTCATTCGTCACGACCCAATCCAAACTCCTGGAAAAGAAGGGCTTCATACGCCGAAAGCCCTCGACCGAGGACGCCAGGATCGTCCTGATGTCCCTGACCGACAGGACCTACAAGCAGCTGGCAAGTCTGGCCTCGCAGCAGGAGGCCCTGAACGAATTCATCTTCGAGACATTCGACGACCGCGAACTCGACGAACTCACGGATAAGCTCGCTGTCCTGCAGACCCGCCTCGAGAAGGCCTGCCTGAAGCTGGTCCTGGACATCTAG